Below is a window of Gammaproteobacteria bacterium DNA.
CCGGTCACTTCAATATACTCATTATTACCCCCGCCTTTTCCGGAAAGGGCTTGTTAGAACGGCATCGAATGGTCTACGCTGCCGTTGCGGATATCATGCCTCATCATATCCACGCCCTCAGCATCAACGCTAAAACACCGGAAGAGATCAACACATT
It encodes the following:
- a CDS encoding BolA family transcriptional regulator — translated: MTTDRVAMIRSRLEQALAPTQLQIVDDSAKHAGHTSAGGAGHFNILIITPAFSGKGLLERHRMVYAAVADIMPHHIHALSINAKTPEEINTF